Proteins encoded by one window of Blautia luti:
- a CDS encoding anti-sigma factor family protein translates to MNCRTAEGMVNRYISHDLPVDEMEEFLDHIQNCSSCYDELETYFIVHEAMQQLNEDSGESVLDFKDLLKQDIRKSRRYICKKKLYRFCIGAMICLLIVALAAFLVYVMMQTVHVL, encoded by the coding sequence ATGAATTGCCGTACTGCAGAGGGAATGGTGAACAGATATATCAGTCACGATCTTCCGGTAGATGAGATGGAAGAGTTTCTGGATCACATCCAGAACTGTTCTTCCTGCTATGATGAACTGGAAACCTATTTTATTGTACATGAAGCAATGCAGCAGCTCAACGAGGACAGCGGAGAGTCCGTTTTGGATTTCAAAGATCTTCTGAAGCAGGATATCAGGAAATCCAGACGTTATATCTGTAAGAAAAAGCTGTACAGATTCTGTATCGGTGCGATGATATGTCTTCTGATCGTGGCACTGGCCGCTTTCCTGGTTTATGTAATGATGCAGACGGTGCATGTTCTGTGA
- a CDS encoding diaminopimelate decarboxylase, protein MKKVPFVTLEKLQEITAQFPTPFHLYDEKGIRENAKAVKEAFAWNKGFKEFFAVKATPNPYLIQILQEYGCGCDCSSMTELMMSKAIGCKEGDIMFSSNDTPEEEFKYANEIGGIINLDDITHIKSLEKAVGYIPKVISCRYNPGGVFKISNDIMDNPGDAKYGMTTEQIFEAFKTLKAKGAEEFGIHSFLASNTVTNDYYPMLAKELFELAVKLQKETGAHVKFINLSGGVGIPYRPEQTPNDIREIGEGVRKVYEEVLVPAGMGDVAIYTEMGRFMMGPYGCLVTKAIHEKHTHKEYIGVDACAVNLMRPAMYGAYHHITVMGKEDQPCDHMYDVTGSLCENNDKFAIDRYLPKVDMGDLLVIHDTGAHGFAMGYNYNGKLKSAEILLHEDGSFEMIRRAETPKDYFATFDCFPVYEKLLEDMK, encoded by the coding sequence ATGAAGAAAGTACCATTTGTCACACTGGAAAAGCTTCAGGAAATTACTGCACAGTTTCCTACACCTTTTCATCTTTATGATGAAAAAGGAATCCGCGAAAATGCAAAGGCAGTAAAGGAAGCATTCGCATGGAATAAAGGATTTAAGGAATTTTTTGCAGTAAAGGCAACTCCCAATCCATATCTGATCCAGATCCTTCAGGAGTATGGCTGCGGCTGCGACTGTTCATCCATGACAGAGCTGATGATGTCAAAGGCTATCGGTTGCAAAGAGGGAGATATCATGTTTTCCTCCAATGATACACCGGAAGAAGAATTTAAATATGCCAATGAGATCGGCGGTATCATCAATCTGGATGATATTACTCATATTAAAAGTCTGGAGAAGGCTGTAGGATATATTCCGAAAGTGATCAGCTGCCGTTACAATCCGGGCGGGGTATTCAAAATCAGCAATGATATCATGGATAATCCGGGAGATGCCAAATATGGTATGACAACAGAACAGATTTTTGAAGCATTTAAGACTCTTAAAGCAAAAGGTGCTGAAGAATTTGGTATCCATTCTTTTCTTGCAAGTAATACAGTGACAAATGATTATTATCCGATGCTCGCAAAAGAACTGTTTGAACTGGCCGTGAAACTTCAGAAAGAAACAGGTGCTCATGTGAAATTTATCAATCTTTCCGGTGGTGTGGGAATTCCTTACAGACCGGAGCAGACACCGAATGATATCCGTGAGATTGGCGAAGGTGTGCGTAAGGTTTATGAAGAAGTTCTTGTTCCGGCAGGAATGGGAGATGTGGCAATCTACACAGAGATGGGCCGTTTTATGATGGGACCGTATGGCTGTCTGGTTACAAAGGCGATTCATGAGAAACATACACATAAAGAATATATCGGAGTAGATGCCTGCGCAGTAAATCTTATGCGCCCGGCAATGTATGGAGCTTATCATCATATTACAGTTATGGGAAAAGAAGATCAGCCATGTGATCATATGTATGATGTAACAGGTTCTCTCTGTGAGAATAATGATAAATTTGCCATTGACCGTTATTTACCAAAAGTAGATATGGGAGATCTTCTTGTAATCCATGATACAGGTGCACATGGATTTGCAATGGGATACAATTACAATGGAAAGCTGAAATCAGCAGAAATTCTTCTTCATGAAGATGGAAGTTTCGAGATGATTCGAAGAGCAGAGACTCCGAAGGATTATTTTGCGACATTTGACTGTTTTCCTGTTTATGAAAAATTGCTGGAAGATATGAAATAA
- the asnB gene encoding asparagine synthase (glutamine-hydrolyzing): protein MCGFAGFYGQEKEKEEILQNMLRTIVHRGPDSEGKYLDEDIALGFRRLSIVDLSEHGNQPMFNENRSLVLVYNGEIYNYRELMPELIAAGHRFKSHTDSEVLLHGYEEWGEKLPEKLRGMFAFIIWDRKKKQLFGARDMFGIKPFYYSKMGDTVLFASEIKAMLEHPAFHKELNEEVLRLYLTFQFVPTDETFFKNVYCLPPAHYFIFDGENVRKVCYHPFDFCPDGSGSHQHMLDKMEKILEESVQAHQTGDVEIGSYLSSGVDSSYLAVEGKVKHTYTVGFEGEGSSELDEAHSFAEEAEIQNRGKKISAEEYWGALSDIQYYMDEPVADPSVAGLYFLSREAARDVKVVFSGEGSDELFGGYNIYCEPLQYTGFDKIPLVLRRRLGQIAENFLPQGLPGRGFLIRHGKTLEERYHCNATNVFSERQADKLLKRKNGLRIRDVTAPLYAQVKSQDPVTKMQYTDLHLWLVHDILMKGDKMGMAHSVEVRVPFLDKNVWDFASTLPLNEKVSPPKTKVLFREAAQKKVRKDTAQKKKLGFPVPIRTWIRQEPYYSIIKEQFCSENADRFFHTEKLLKMLENYKKRESFNPKTDDSRRIWTVFTFLLWYDRFFAES, encoded by the coding sequence ATGTGTGGGTTTGCTGGATTTTACGGGCAGGAAAAGGAAAAAGAAGAAATTTTGCAGAATATGCTCAGAACAATTGTGCATCGGGGGCCTGATAGTGAGGGAAAGTATCTGGACGAGGATATTGCGCTGGGATTTCGAAGACTGAGTATTGTGGATTTGAGTGAACATGGAAATCAGCCTATGTTTAATGAGAACAGAAGCCTGGTACTGGTATACAATGGTGAAATTTATAATTATAGGGAACTGATGCCGGAACTGATTGCAGCAGGACACAGGTTTAAATCTCACACAGATTCGGAAGTGCTTCTTCATGGTTATGAAGAATGGGGAGAGAAACTGCCGGAGAAATTAAGAGGTATGTTTGCATTTATAATCTGGGACAGAAAAAAGAAACAGCTTTTTGGTGCAAGGGATATGTTTGGAATCAAACCTTTTTATTACAGTAAAATGGGGGACACTGTTCTTTTTGCATCTGAAATAAAAGCTATGCTGGAACACCCTGCGTTTCATAAGGAATTAAATGAAGAAGTTTTACGCCTATATCTTACTTTTCAGTTTGTGCCTACAGATGAAACTTTTTTTAAGAATGTATATTGTCTCCCACCTGCACATTATTTTATCTTTGATGGGGAAAATGTCAGAAAAGTCTGCTATCATCCGTTTGATTTCTGCCCGGATGGGTCCGGAAGCCATCAGCATATGCTGGATAAAATGGAAAAAATACTGGAGGAATCTGTGCAGGCGCATCAGACAGGTGATGTGGAGATAGGTTCTTATTTATCCAGCGGTGTAGATTCCAGCTATCTGGCGGTAGAAGGTAAGGTAAAACATACCTATACTGTGGGATTTGAAGGAGAAGGAAGCTCAGAACTGGACGAAGCACACAGCTTTGCAGAAGAAGCAGAAATTCAGAACAGAGGAAAAAAGATTTCAGCAGAAGAATACTGGGGAGCATTGTCTGATATACAGTATTATATGGATGAACCGGTAGCAGATCCGTCAGTTGCAGGACTGTATTTTCTGAGCAGAGAAGCTGCCAGAGATGTAAAAGTTGTGTTTTCAGGAGAGGGCAGTGACGAGTTGTTCGGTGGGTATAATATTTACTGTGAGCCATTACAGTATACTGGATTTGATAAGATTCCTCTGGTGCTGCGCCGCAGACTTGGACAGATTGCAGAAAACTTTCTTCCTCAGGGACTGCCGGGGAGAGGTTTTCTGATTCGCCATGGTAAAACTCTGGAAGAGAGATACCATTGCAATGCGACAAACGTGTTTTCCGAGCGTCAGGCAGATAAACTGTTGAAACGGAAAAACGGACTTCGGATCAGGGATGTTACAGCTCCTTTGTATGCACAGGTAAAAAGTCAGGATCCTGTGACAAAAATGCAGTATACGGATCTCCATTTATGGCTTGTTCATGATATTCTCATGAAAGGGGATAAAATGGGAATGGCTCATTCCGTAGAAGTCAGAGTTCCGTTTCTGGATAAAAATGTATGGGATTTTGCTTCGACACTGCCCTTAAATGAGAAAGTTTCTCCTCCAAAGACAAAAGTGCTTTTCCGTGAAGCTGCACAGAAAAAAGTACGAAAAGACACAGCACAGAAGAAAAAACTGGGATTTCCTGTTCCAATCCGTACATGGATCCGTCAGGAGCCTTATTACAGTATCATAAAGGAACAGTTTTGTTCTGAAAATGCAGACCGTTTTTTCCATACAGAGAAACTTCTGAAAATGCTGGAAAATTATAAAAAGAGAGAATCTTTTAATCCGAAAACAGATGACAGCCGCAGGATATGGACAGTATTTACATTTCTGCTCTGGTATGACCGTTTTTTTGCCGAATCATGA
- the coaE gene encoding dephospho-CoA kinase (Dephospho-CoA kinase (CoaE) performs the final step in coenzyme A biosynthesis.) — protein MITIGITGGVGAGKSTVLDFLAEKYQAYVMKADEIGHLVMEPGQECYEPVIALFGKQIIKDDKTIDRRQVSDVVFSHPDMLERLNEIIHPAVKRYIRRQLELKRQQGQKICVVEAALLLEDHYQEFCDTIWYIHTDQEIRIRRLMENRGYTREKSISIIASQAPEEFFRANADYVVVNNTDLKETWQQIEEGIRKYETL, from the coding sequence ATGATTACAATAGGAATTACCGGTGGAGTAGGTGCCGGAAAAAGTACAGTGCTTGATTTCCTTGCAGAAAAATATCAGGCATATGTGATGAAAGCGGATGAGATCGGTCATCTGGTAATGGAACCGGGGCAGGAGTGTTATGAACCGGTTATCGCGTTATTTGGAAAACAGATCATAAAAGATGATAAAACTATTGACCGCAGGCAGGTTTCGGATGTAGTATTTTCACATCCGGATATGCTGGAAAGACTAAATGAGATCATACATCCTGCTGTAAAAAGGTATATCCGCAGGCAGCTGGAATTAAAAAGACAGCAGGGACAGAAGATCTGTGTAGTGGAGGCTGCACTTCTTCTGGAAGATCATTATCAGGAATTCTGCGATACCATATGGTATATCCACACAGATCAGGAGATCAGGATCAGAAGACTGATGGAGAACCGGGGATATACCAGGGAGAAATCCATAAGTATCATTGCCAGTCAGGCACCGGAAGAATTTTTCCGGGCAAATGCAGATTATGTGGTGGTAAATAATACCGATCTGAAAGAAACCTGGCAGCAGATAGAGGAAGGAATCAGAAAATATGAGACTTTGTAG
- the polA gene encoding DNA polymerase I, with amino-acid sequence MSEKLLLIDGHSILNRAFYGLPDLTNSEGKHTGAVYGFLNILFRILEEEKPQYLTVAFDLHAPTFRHKIYDAYKGTRKPMPEELREQVPLIKEMLGAMNVNIVTLEGYEADDILGTLARRSEEKGMDVTILSGDRDLLQLATDKVMIRLPRTVRGKTTIEDFHTEQVIEKYQMTPPQIIDLKALMGDSSDNIPGIPGVGEKTATKIIGQFGTIENAHDHLEEIKPNRAKESLRDHYDMAQLSKTLATINTDSPVEFSYEQAELKDFYTKEALALCRQLEFKNLLSRFDTEAVQEEQEIREFFACGDLAGCEALFQKAETQESAGFSLITENGQVFGAGLALNTEEIYYIPVEGLITQAYLCTKAGELFKKTRVCALDIKAILKYVKVEDSADIFDAGVAAYLLNPLKSSYTYEDMAKEYLNGRLLPAREELLGKMTWEKAWQEGAEGLSAAACYMAYTALACCEPMCEALKNADMWKVYTQIELPLIFTLDSMEKWGICVKGEELKSYGEKLNVRIAELEKLIWQQAGEEFNINSPKQMGVILFEKMGIKGGKKTKTGYSTAADILEKLAPEYPIIRDILEYRQLAKLKSTYADGLANVIAEDGRIHSTFNQTITATGRISSTDPNLQNIPVRMELGRLIRKVFVPEEGYVFLDADYSQIELRVLAHMSGDEKLIQAYREAQDIHRLTASQVFHVPFDEVTALQRRNAKAVNFGIVYGISSFGLSQDLSITRKEAADYIEKYFETYPKIKGFLDGLVEQAKEHGYVSTMAGRRRPVPELKSSNFMQRSFGERVAMNSPIQGTAADIIKIAMNRVYRRLKEEGLKSRLVLQVHDELLIETYKEETEEVSRILEEEMKGAAHLSVELEVDMHQGNNWYEAK; translated from the coding sequence ATGAGCGAAAAATTATTACTGATCGATGGACACAGCATACTGAACAGGGCGTTTTATGGCTTACCGGATCTGACTAATTCCGAAGGAAAGCATACAGGAGCTGTTTATGGATTTCTGAACATTCTTTTCAGGATTCTGGAGGAAGAGAAGCCACAGTATCTGACAGTAGCATTTGACCTTCATGCACCTACATTCAGACATAAGATTTACGATGCATATAAGGGAACACGTAAACCCATGCCGGAGGAACTGCGAGAGCAGGTGCCGCTGATAAAAGAAATGCTTGGTGCCATGAATGTAAATATTGTTACGCTGGAAGGGTATGAGGCGGATGATATTCTGGGAACCCTGGCCAGAAGAAGTGAAGAGAAAGGAATGGATGTCACGATTCTTTCGGGAGACAGGGATTTGCTGCAGCTTGCCACAGATAAAGTCATGATACGTCTTCCGAGAACGGTAAGAGGAAAGACAACCATTGAAGATTTTCACACAGAACAGGTCATTGAGAAATACCAGATGACTCCGCCTCAGATCATAGATCTGAAAGCACTGATGGGAGATAGTTCAGATAATATTCCGGGAATCCCTGGCGTAGGAGAGAAAACTGCCACGAAGATCATCGGACAGTTCGGAACCATCGAGAATGCCCATGATCATCTGGAGGAGATCAAACCTAACAGAGCGAAAGAATCTCTCCGCGATCACTATGATATGGCGCAGCTGAGTAAAACACTGGCAACCATTAACACGGACAGTCCGGTAGAATTTTCTTATGAGCAGGCTGAACTTAAAGATTTTTACACAAAGGAAGCACTTGCTCTGTGCAGACAGCTGGAATTTAAAAATCTTCTGTCACGGTTTGATACAGAAGCAGTACAGGAGGAACAGGAGATCCGGGAATTCTTTGCCTGTGGGGATTTGGCCGGCTGTGAAGCCTTATTTCAGAAAGCAGAAACACAGGAGAGTGCAGGATTTTCTCTGATCACAGAGAACGGACAGGTTTTTGGAGCAGGTCTGGCATTGAACACGGAAGAAATTTATTATATTCCGGTGGAGGGACTGATCACCCAGGCATATCTTTGCACAAAGGCAGGAGAACTTTTTAAGAAAACCAGAGTCTGTGCTTTGGATATCAAGGCAATTCTTAAGTATGTGAAGGTTGAGGACTCAGCCGATATTTTTGATGCAGGAGTAGCAGCTTATCTTTTAAATCCGCTGAAATCTTCCTATACTTATGAGGATATGGCCAAAGAATATCTAAACGGCAGGCTTCTTCCGGCCAGAGAAGAGCTTCTGGGGAAAATGACCTGGGAGAAAGCATGGCAGGAAGGTGCCGAAGGATTGTCAGCAGCTGCATGTTATATGGCATACACGGCTCTGGCATGTTGTGAACCAATGTGTGAGGCACTGAAAAATGCGGATATGTGGAAGGTATATACCCAGATCGAACTCCCCCTTATCTTCACGCTGGATTCCATGGAAAAATGGGGAATCTGTGTAAAAGGTGAGGAACTGAAGAGTTATGGAGAGAAGCTCAATGTCCGTATCGCAGAATTGGAGAAGCTGATCTGGCAGCAGGCTGGAGAAGAATTTAATATTAATTCTCCCAAGCAGATGGGAGTGATCCTTTTTGAAAAAATGGGGATCAAAGGCGGAAAGAAGACCAAGACAGGATATTCCACAGCAGCGGATATTCTGGAGAAACTGGCACCGGAGTATCCTATCATCCGGGATATTCTGGAGTACAGACAGCTTGCCAAACTGAAATCCACTTATGCAGATGGTCTGGCAAATGTGATTGCAGAAGACGGAAGGATCCATTCCACCTTCAACCAGACGATCACAGCCACAGGAAGAATCAGCAGTACAGACCCCAATCTTCAGAACATTCCCGTAAGAATGGAACTTGGACGCCTGATCCGTAAAGTATTTGTACCGGAAGAGGGGTACGTTTTCCTGGATGCGGATTATTCCCAGATTGAACTTCGCGTGCTGGCACATATGTCAGGAGATGAGAAACTGATCCAGGCATACAGGGAAGCACAGGATATTCACAGACTGACTGCATCTCAGGTATTCCATGTTCCATTTGATGAAGTGACAGCGCTGCAGAGAAGAAATGCCAAGGCAGTGAACTTCGGGATCGTATACGGGATCAGCTCTTTCGGACTGAGCCAGGATTTAAGCATTACCCGAAAAGAAGCAGCTGATTATATTGAGAAATATTTTGAAACCTATCCGAAGATCAAGGGATTTCTGGATGGACTGGTAGAACAGGCCAAAGAACACGGGTATGTTTCCACCATGGCTGGCAGACGCAGACCTGTACCGGAACTGAAATCCAGTAATTTTATGCAGCGCTCTTTCGGAGAAAGAGTGGCCATGAATTCGCCCATCCAGGGAACCGCAGCGGATATCATCAAGATTGCCATGAACCGGGTATACAGAAGGCTGAAAGAGGAAGGACTGAAATCCCGTCTGGTACTTCAGGTTCACGATGAACTTCTCATTGAAACATACAAAGAAGAAACAGAAGAAGTTTCCCGTATCTTGGAAGAAGAGATGAAAGGTGCAGCGCATCTTTCCGTAGAACTGGAAGTAGATATGCATCAGGGAAATAACTGGTATGAGGCGAAATAA
- the ftsH gene encoding ATP-dependent zinc metalloprotease FtsH: MNLDNKKPGRKPLYVYYIIVAMIIILLNVLLLPALEGRKVQTTDYSTFLTGVEKDYVKTVEIQEDYIYYVAESDGKELYCRTVKMDDPDLVDRLHDAGVKFGAAAPQQTSIWVSLLAGYVFPIVIFVLLGRWLSKKMMSSMGGGPGGAMSFGKSNAKVYVKSSTGIKFADVAGEDEAKDLLKEIVDYLHNPQKYREIGASMPKGALLVGPPGTGKTLLAKAVAGEAEVPFFSISGSEFVEMFVGMGAAKVRDLFKQANEKAPCIVFIDEIDTIGKKRDGAGFSGGNDEREQTLNQLLTEMDGFDGSKGVVILAATNRPDSLDPALLRPGRFDRRIPVELPDMKGREEILKVHAKKIKIADSVRFDDIAKAAAGASGAELANIVNEAALRAVRDGRKFATQADFEESIEVVIAGYQKKNRVLSNKEKLIVAYHEIGHALVAAKQTESAPVHKITIIPRTSGALGYTMQVDDGDHYLMTKDELQNKIATFTGGRAAEELIFHSITTGASNDIEQATKLARAMITRYGMSEDFDMVAMENVTNQYLGGDSSLSCSFETQTLLDKKVVELVKSEHQKALQILQDNIGKLHELAKFLYEHETITGEEFMKILEAPLPGAEVQETVTAEE; this comes from the coding sequence ATGAATCTTGATAATAAAAAGCCGGGCAGAAAACCACTTTATGTATATTATATCATCGTAGCAATGATCATCATCCTTCTGAATGTACTCCTTCTTCCTGCACTTGAAGGAAGAAAGGTCCAGACAACGGACTACAGTACATTTCTGACAGGGGTGGAGAAAGATTATGTAAAAACAGTAGAGATCCAGGAGGATTATATCTATTATGTAGCAGAGAGTGATGGAAAAGAACTCTACTGCAGAACTGTAAAGATGGATGATCCGGATCTGGTAGACCGTCTCCATGATGCAGGAGTGAAATTCGGTGCAGCAGCGCCACAGCAGACATCTATCTGGGTAAGTCTTCTGGCAGGATATGTGTTCCCAATCGTGATCTTCGTCCTTCTTGGCCGCTGGCTGAGTAAGAAGATGATGAGTTCCATGGGCGGCGGCCCTGGCGGAGCAATGTCCTTTGGCAAGAGCAATGCGAAAGTATATGTAAAATCATCTACGGGAATTAAATTTGCAGATGTGGCAGGTGAAGACGAAGCGAAGGATCTTCTGAAAGAGATCGTGGATTATCTTCATAATCCCCAGAAGTACAGAGAAATCGGTGCTTCCATGCCGAAAGGTGCCCTTCTTGTAGGCCCTCCAGGTACAGGTAAAACTCTTCTGGCGAAAGCAGTAGCAGGTGAAGCAGAAGTGCCATTCTTCTCCATCTCAGGTTCAGAATTTGTGGAAATGTTTGTTGGTATGGGTGCTGCCAAGGTAAGAGATTTGTTTAAACAGGCCAATGAGAAAGCACCGTGTATCGTATTTATCGATGAGATCGATACGATCGGTAAGAAACGTGATGGTGCCGGATTCTCCGGTGGTAATGATGAACGTGAGCAGACACTGAATCAGCTGCTTACAGAAATGGACGGTTTCGATGGTTCCAAGGGTGTTGTGATCCTGGCAGCTACAAACAGACCGGATTCTCTGGATCCTGCTCTTTTGCGACCGGGTCGTTTTGACAGAAGAATTCCTGTTGAACTCCCGGATATGAAGGGACGAGAAGAAATCCTGAAGGTTCATGCAAAGAAGATTAAGATCGCAGATTCTGTAAGATTTGATGATATTGCAAAGGCAGCAGCAGGAGCTTCCGGTGCGGAACTTGCCAATATCGTAAATGAAGCTGCTCTTCGTGCAGTACGTGACGGCAGAAAATTTGCCACACAGGCAGACTTTGAAGAGAGCATCGAAGTAGTAATCGCAGGATATCAGAAGAAGAACCGTGTTCTTTCTAACAAGGAGAAACTGATCGTAGCTTATCATGAGATCGGACATGCACTGGTTGCTGCCAAGCAGACAGAGTCAGCACCTGTCCATAAGATCACGATTATCCCACGTACTTCCGGTGCACTGGGATACACTATGCAGGTAGATGACGGGGATCATTACCTGATGACAAAAGATGAGCTTCAGAATAAGATTGCTACTTTTACAGGCGGACGTGCAGCAGAGGAACTGATCTTTCACTCTATAACTACAGGTGCATCCAATGATATCGAGCAGGCTACCAAGCTTGCCAGAGCTATGATCACCAGATATGGTATGAGTGAAGATTTTGATATGGTTGCCATGGAGAATGTGACGAATCAGTACCTGGGTGGAGATTCCAGCTTAAGCTGCTCTTTCGAAACACAGACACTTCTGGATAAGAAGGTTGTGGAACTGGTAAAGAGTGAGCACCAGAAGGCATTACAGATCCTTCAGGACAACATCGGAAAACTTCATGAACTTGCCAAGTTCCTCTATGAACATGAAACAATTACAGGTGAGGAATTCATGAAGATCCTGGAAGCACCTCTTCCGGGTGCAGAGGTACAGGAAACGGTAACTGCAGAAGAATAA
- a CDS encoding glycoside hydrolase family 5 protein encodes MKRKRIFQRICVVLCCLLCMAQVNVTSAASTPLQRNGRLSVRGTRLVNSNGKTVILKGVSTHGINWFSQYVNKSAFKSLRDDWGVNCIRLAMYTEEYNGYCSGGNQAELKKLIDKGVRYATELGMYVIIDWHVLNDRTPKKHQKEAISFFKYMAKKYKNQKNIFYEICNEPNGGTSWSTVKSYAAAVIKTIRTYDKKNIILVGTPTWSQDVDTAAKSPVKGYSNIMYTFHFYAATHGSEYRKKVQAAIDRGLPVFVSEFGVSESSGNGHIDKTEADKWISFLRKNKISYVCWSLSNKAESCSLLKSSSTRTGNFKTSDLSTAGKWYKTVK; translated from the coding sequence ATGAAAAGAAAAAGAATTTTTCAGAGGATTTGTGTAGTGTTGTGTTGTCTGCTGTGTATGGCGCAGGTAAATGTGACCTCAGCAGCATCTACACCATTGCAGAGGAATGGGCGTCTTAGTGTAAGGGGGACTAGGCTGGTGAATTCCAATGGAAAAACAGTGATCCTGAAAGGTGTCAGTACGCATGGAATCAACTGGTTTTCACAGTATGTAAATAAATCAGCGTTTAAGTCATTAAGAGATGACTGGGGTGTAAACTGCATCCGGCTTGCTATGTATACTGAGGAATATAATGGTTACTGTTCGGGCGGAAATCAGGCGGAACTGAAAAAGCTGATCGATAAAGGCGTTCGCTATGCCACAGAACTGGGAATGTATGTGATCATAGACTGGCACGTTTTAAATGACCGGACCCCGAAGAAACATCAGAAAGAAGCTATCTCATTTTTTAAATATATGGCAAAAAAATATAAAAATCAGAAAAATATTTTTTATGAGATCTGCAATGAACCTAATGGCGGAACTTCCTGGTCCACAGTAAAAAGTTATGCTGCTGCGGTGATCAAAACAATCAGAACCTATGATAAAAAGAATATTATTCTTGTAGGAACGCCGACATGGTCTCAGGATGTGGACACTGCAGCCAAAAGTCCTGTTAAAGGTTATTCTAATATTATGTATACTTTCCATTTTTATGCCGCAACCCATGGTTCAGAGTATAGAAAAAAGGTACAGGCTGCAATTGACAGGGGACTTCCCGTCTTCGTAAGCGAATTTGGTGTTTCTGAAAGTTCAGGTAATGGACATATCGATAAAACAGAAGCTGATAAATGGATCTCGTTTCTAAGAAAAAATAAGATAAGCTATGTCTGCTGGAGCCTGAGTAATAAAGCGGAAAGCTGTTCGCTGTTAAAAAGCAGCAGTACGCGTACCGGTAATTTTAAGACATCTGATCTGTCTACTGCAGGAAAATGGTACAAAACTGTGAAATAA